The Serratia rhizosphaerae genome has a segment encoding these proteins:
- a CDS encoding Tm-1-like ATP-binding domain-containing protein, with amino-acid sequence MRNTPTFVYIATTADTKGQELAYVRGLIDSLGLPTITVDLSTHDMPARYPADISAADVAAFHPEGATAVFCHNRGQAIAAMAIAFERFMLSRNDVAALLGMGGSGGTAMITPAMQQLPIGLPKLMVSSMAAGDVSGYVGASDIAMLYSVTDIAGLNRISRKVLGNAAHQIAGAVRFHTDEDVLSKPATGLTMFGVTTPCIQAVTRAIEAQWDCLVFHATGSGGQAMEKLIDSQLLNAVLDLTTTEVGDYLFDGVLACNEDRFGAIARTGIPCVLSCGAMDMINFGHPKTIPARYADRHFYNHNTQVTLMRTTAEENAHIGRWIGKKLNACPGEIRFVIPEGGVSSLDAPGQPFWDPLALRAFTDALEQTLVQTTRRRLIKTPYHINDARFADIVVAQFHDITTVKKKH; translated from the coding sequence ATGAGAAATACCCCAACCTTTGTCTATATTGCTACCACAGCAGATACCAAAGGACAAGAGTTGGCGTATGTGCGCGGTTTGATTGACAGCCTCGGTTTACCCACCATCACCGTCGATCTTTCCACTCACGACATGCCCGCACGCTACCCGGCCGACATTTCGGCGGCCGACGTAGCCGCTTTTCATCCAGAAGGCGCAACCGCCGTCTTTTGTCATAACCGTGGTCAGGCTATCGCCGCCATGGCTATCGCTTTCGAACGCTTTATGCTGTCGCGCAACGATGTCGCCGCTCTGTTGGGTATGGGCGGGTCCGGCGGCACCGCCATGATCACGCCGGCAATGCAGCAGTTGCCTATCGGTCTGCCCAAGCTGATGGTCTCCAGTATGGCTGCCGGGGACGTTTCCGGTTACGTCGGCGCCAGCGATATCGCTATGCTGTATTCCGTGACCGACATTGCCGGCCTGAACCGCATTTCACGTAAGGTGCTGGGTAATGCCGCACACCAGATCGCCGGTGCGGTGCGTTTCCATACCGATGAAGACGTACTCAGCAAGCCCGCCACCGGTTTGACCATGTTTGGCGTGACAACGCCGTGTATCCAGGCCGTGACCCGCGCCATTGAGGCGCAATGGGACTGCCTGGTGTTTCACGCCACCGGCAGCGGTGGACAGGCCATGGAAAAACTGATCGACAGCCAGCTATTGAATGCGGTATTGGATCTGACCACCACCGAGGTAGGCGATTATCTGTTCGACGGCGTACTGGCCTGTAACGAAGACCGTTTTGGCGCTATTGCCCGCACCGGTATTCCCTGCGTGCTGTCCTGCGGCGCCATGGATATGATTAATTTCGGCCATCCCAAAACCATTCCGGCACGCTATGCCGACCGACATTTTTATAACCACAATACCCAGGTGACGCTGATGCGCACCACCGCTGAGGAAAATGCCCATATCGGGCGTTGGATTGGCAAAAAGCTGAATGCCTGCCCGGGAGAGATTCGCTTCGTCATCCCGGAGGGCGGAGTCTCCTCGCTGGATGCCCCCGGCCAACCGTTTTGGGATCCGCTGGCGCTGCGCGCCTTTACCGACGCGCTGGAACAAACTCTGGTGCAGACCACGCGACGCCGGCTGATTAAAACGCCCTATCACATCAACGACGCACGGTTTGCCGACATTGTGGTGGCGCAGTTTCATGACATCACCACGGTGAAAAAAAAGCACTGA
- a CDS encoding TetR/AcrR family transcriptional regulator produces the protein MPPVSRHDLCEVDVSLSAFPAPRDEPLTHTRARTRKLLLASAMELYDDGAFPSITELAAHAQVSRATAYRYFPTQSALITAVVAESLGPILQWEPHDDDALLRIQQLLAFAYPQMEQHEGALRAALQLSLQQWANATPGEKFVRGNRKRLLKLAVEPLQDKLPPEALQRVIHAFSLIYGSEVFLVLKDIWGLELSGIQDVTQWMAKAIIRQAEEDVRNSKK, from the coding sequence ATGCCGCCTGTGAGCCGGCATGATTTGTGTGAGGTCGATGTGTCGCTATCCGCTTTTCCCGCACCGCGGGATGAACCCCTAACCCATACGCGCGCCAGAACGCGCAAATTGCTGCTTGCCAGCGCGATGGAACTGTACGATGACGGCGCGTTCCCGTCGATAACCGAACTGGCGGCCCATGCCCAGGTATCCCGCGCTACCGCCTATCGCTATTTTCCGACGCAAAGCGCCCTGATTACCGCCGTGGTGGCTGAAAGTCTGGGGCCGATTTTGCAGTGGGAACCGCATGATGATGATGCGTTGCTGCGTATCCAGCAGCTGCTGGCCTTTGCTTACCCGCAAATGGAGCAGCATGAAGGCGCGCTGCGCGCAGCGTTGCAACTCTCTTTGCAGCAGTGGGCCAATGCTACGCCGGGGGAGAAATTCGTGCGTGGTAACCGTAAACGCCTGCTGAAATTGGCGGTGGAGCCATTGCAGGATAAATTGCCTCCGGAGGCGCTACAGCGCGTGATCCACGCTTTCTCACTGATTTACGGTTCAGAGGTTTTCCTAGTGTTGAAAGATATTTGGGGATTGGAGCTGAGCGGTATTCAAGACGTTACGCAGTGGATGGCGAAGGCGATTATTCGTCAGGCCGAAGAAGATGTGCGCAACAGCAAAAAATAA
- a CDS encoding autotransporter outer membrane beta-barrel domain-containing protein, translating to MDSKRKENKPVRAPTAYTASVKQRMQLSAIACFLAVIGSGAQAASYVENGRPGDAASWRSNEFNAEWGLGAIHADQAYAAGYTGKGVKLGIFDQPVYAQHPEFASQDKVINLVTQGVREYTDPYIPVKKGDDFRYDGTPSVGSDGELGSHGTHVGGIAAGNRDGGEMHGVAFNAQIISAENGDPGPEDGIILGNDGAVYKAGWDALIASGARIINNSWGIGITDKFAEGGSDPAYPHFTVDDARKQFEQIKQILGTKPGGAYQGAIDAARSGIVTIFAAGNDDNLNNPDAMAGLAYFVPDIAPNWLSVASLQDPDGTGDYAISTFSSRCGYTASFCVSAPGTKVYSSVIEGTTPDNLTTGYAKFSGTSMAAPHVAGSIAVLMERFPYMTGAQVASVLKTTATDMGDPGIDALYGWGMINLGKAINGPGMFYTEQDIPEAFRVPDEKGVAYGSGQFVVDLPGVGAVLDRGKPTERVCDDVHCGLDIWSNDISGHGGLTKQGIGTLVLTGDNSYSGPTLVNQGLLAVNGTLVSDVTVGNGGALGGSGRIGSLTANTGAVVAPGNSIGTLNVTHDVTFAAGSRYAVEAAADGSSDRIVSGGSAQIDGGEVAMLLDQQNVLNGDAGGSAIGQYDILQAQQGISGQFDGATTTSPFLAATLSTQGNRLTADVARNDTAFASVAATQNERAVATAADALAAGNPVYESILASGSAGQARQAFRQLSGQIHADIASAQVNDSRYLRDALNSRLRQAEGLATSQDIKADDGGAWAQFVGAWDHASGDVNATGYQASTYGVLLGLDSAYDDWRLGVATGYTRTSLDGGYGSNADSDNYHLAVYGSKQYGDLALRAGGSYTWHRFDTARSVNYGLQSDRATAKYSARTEQLFAEAGYSVQGEWVNLEPFANLAYINFQNNGISEDGGAAALHGDKQHTDATVSTLGLRADHQWQLSRETAVTLRGEAGWQHQYGELERGTGLKFRGGDAAFVSNSVPVSRDGLLLKASADVAVSQNASLSLGYGGLLSDRHQDNSVNAGFTWRF from the coding sequence ATGGACAGTAAACGTAAAGAGAATAAACCGGTGCGGGCGCCGACGGCGTATACCGCATCGGTGAAGCAGCGTATGCAATTAAGCGCCATCGCCTGTTTTTTAGCGGTGATTGGCAGCGGGGCGCAGGCCGCCTCCTATGTGGAAAATGGTCGGCCAGGCGATGCGGCCAGCTGGCGCAGTAATGAATTTAATGCCGAATGGGGGCTGGGGGCGATTCATGCCGACCAGGCTTACGCCGCCGGTTACACCGGTAAAGGCGTCAAGCTGGGAATATTCGATCAGCCGGTTTATGCCCAGCACCCGGAGTTTGCCAGCCAGGACAAGGTGATCAACCTGGTGACCCAAGGGGTGCGTGAATATACCGACCCTTATATTCCGGTCAAGAAAGGGGACGATTTCCGCTATGACGGGACGCCGAGCGTAGGGTCGGACGGCGAGTTAGGTTCACACGGTACGCACGTCGGCGGTATTGCCGCCGGTAACCGTGACGGCGGAGAAATGCACGGCGTGGCCTTCAATGCGCAAATCATCAGCGCGGAGAACGGCGACCCTGGCCCGGAAGACGGCATTATTCTCGGCAATGACGGGGCGGTATACAAGGCCGGCTGGGATGCGTTGATCGCCAGCGGCGCAAGGATTATCAATAACAGCTGGGGGATCGGCATCACCGATAAGTTTGCCGAGGGCGGATCCGATCCGGCCTATCCGCATTTTACCGTCGACGATGCGCGTAAACAGTTCGAGCAGATCAAACAGATTCTGGGCACCAAACCGGGCGGCGCCTATCAGGGGGCGATTGACGCGGCGCGCAGCGGTATCGTCACCATCTTTGCCGCCGGCAATGACGATAACCTGAATAACCCCGATGCCATGGCCGGACTGGCCTATTTTGTACCGGATATCGCGCCGAACTGGCTGTCGGTCGCCAGCCTGCAGGATCCTGACGGCACGGGCGATTATGCTATCAGCACCTTCTCTTCCCGCTGCGGTTACACCGCCAGTTTCTGCGTTTCGGCACCAGGGACGAAGGTATACAGTTCGGTCATTGAGGGTACGACCCCGGACAATCTGACCACCGGTTACGCCAAGTTCAGCGGCACCTCAATGGCCGCGCCGCACGTTGCCGGCAGCATCGCGGTGCTGATGGAGCGCTTCCCGTATATGACCGGCGCGCAGGTGGCATCGGTGCTGAAAACCACCGCCACCGATATGGGCGATCCCGGTATTGATGCGCTGTACGGCTGGGGGATGATTAACCTCGGCAAGGCGATTAACGGGCCGGGGATGTTCTACACCGAGCAGGATATTCCGGAAGCATTTCGCGTGCCGGATGAAAAAGGCGTGGCCTATGGTTCAGGTCAGTTCGTCGTCGACCTGCCCGGCGTCGGCGCGGTGCTCGATCGGGGCAAACCGACTGAACGGGTGTGTGATGACGTCCACTGCGGCCTGGATATCTGGAGCAATGATATCTCCGGCCACGGCGGCCTGACCAAGCAGGGCATCGGCACGCTGGTGCTGACCGGCGACAACAGCTACAGCGGGCCGACGCTGGTCAATCAGGGGCTGCTGGCGGTGAACGGCACGCTGGTGTCGGACGTGACGGTAGGGAACGGCGGGGCGCTCGGCGGCTCGGGCCGTATCGGTTCACTCACCGCCAACACCGGTGCCGTCGTGGCGCCGGGCAACTCGATCGGCACGCTGAACGTCACCCACGACGTGACCTTTGCCGCCGGCTCGCGCTACGCGGTGGAAGCAGCGGCGGACGGCAGCAGCGATCGGATCGTCAGCGGCGGATCGGCGCAGATAGACGGCGGCGAAGTGGCGATGCTGCTGGATCAGCAGAACGTACTGAACGGCGACGCCGGCGGCAGCGCCATCGGCCAGTATGACATTTTACAGGCGCAGCAGGGTATCAGCGGCCAGTTTGACGGCGCGACAACCACTTCGCCGTTCCTGGCGGCCACGCTGTCCACGCAGGGCAACCGGCTGACGGCGGACGTGGCGCGTAACGACACCGCGTTCGCCAGCGTGGCGGCCACGCAGAATGAGCGAGCGGTGGCGACGGCGGCGGATGCGCTGGCGGCGGGCAACCCGGTGTATGAAAGCATTCTGGCCTCCGGCAGCGCCGGGCAGGCGCGGCAGGCGTTCCGCCAGCTGTCGGGGCAGATCCACGCGGATATCGCCTCGGCGCAGGTGAACGACAGCCGCTACCTGCGTGATGCGCTGAACAGCCGCCTGCGTCAGGCGGAAGGGCTGGCGACGTCGCAGGACATCAAGGCGGATGACGGCGGCGCGTGGGCGCAGTTTGTCGGGGCATGGGACCATGCGTCGGGCGACGTGAACGCCACCGGCTATCAGGCCTCGACCTACGGGGTGCTGCTGGGTCTGGATTCGGCCTACGACGACTGGCGGCTGGGGGTGGCGACCGGCTATACCCGCACCTCGCTGGACGGCGGCTACGGCTCGAATGCGGACAGCGACAACTACCACCTGGCGGTATACGGCAGCAAACAGTACGGCGATTTGGCGCTGCGTGCCGGTGGGTCTTACACCTGGCACCGGTTTGATACGGCGCGCTCGGTGAACTACGGGCTGCAGTCGGACCGCGCGACGGCGAAATACAGCGCGCGTACCGAGCAGCTGTTCGCGGAAGCGGGCTACAGCGTGCAGGGCGAGTGGGTGAACCTAGAGCCGTTCGCCAACTTGGCGTACATCAACTTCCAGAACAACGGCATCAGCGAAGACGGCGGCGCAGCGGCGCTGCACGGCGACAAGCAGCACACGGACGCCACGGTGTCGACGCTGGGCCTGCGTGCGGACCATCAGTGGCAGCTGAGCCGTGAAACGGCGGTGACGCTGCGCGGCGAGGCGGGCTGGCAGCATCAGTACGGCGAGCTGGAGCGCGGCACCGGGCTGAAGTTCCGCGGCGGTGATGCGGCGTTCGTCAGCAACAGCGTGCCGGTATCGCGCGACGGCCTGCTGCTGAAGGCCAGCGCGGACGTGGCGGTGAGCCAGAATGCGTCGCTGTCGCTGGGCTACGGCGGGTTGCTGTCGGACCGTCATCAGGACAACAGCGTCAACGCCGGTTTCACCTGGCGTTTCTGA
- a CDS encoding autotransporter outer membrane beta-barrel domain-containing protein: protein MKAFTGKKKPTWKLNALLCSLLAAGSVQANEGKVGDPGGWRSAEFNADWGLGAIHADQAYAAGYTGKGQKVGILDTPVYNQHPEFAGDGKLINVVTQGIRAYTDPHRPGINAGDPFYFDGSFHFYNGETLSNHGVHVAGIAAANRDGAGMHGVAFDSQIISVDNDNDGPAYGEFLGLDGAVTNAGWQAMIESGVRVINNSWGVSIPDFLSDGGKDPDALHFEFHDAQEQFNQVKPLLGSLAGAGYQGAIDAARHNILVLFAAGNDGNYNQPDVISGLGYFVPDIAPNWLTVASVAQDDASANSVPYTLSSFSSRCGYTASFCVASPGSKIYSAVANGSDPQQLTSDYGNKNGTSMATPHVTGAVAVLLQRFPYLSTAQIADVLKTTATDMGAPGIDALYGWGMINLGKAINGPGMFYTEQDIPEAFRIPDADGVAYGPTQFVANIPGVGAEVDSGTRYQRICDDVHCGLEVYSNDISGHGGLTKEGAGSLYLTGNNSYSGPTLVNQGLLAVNGTLVSDVTVGNGGALGGSGRIGSLTANTGAVVAPGNSIGTLNVTSDVTFAAGSRYAVEAAADGSSDRIVSGGSAQIDGGEVAMLLDQQNVLNGDAGGSAIGQYDILQAQQGISGQFDGATTTSPFLAATLSTQGNRLTADVARNDTAFASVAATQNERAVATAADALAAGNPVYESILASGSAGQAQRAFRQLSGQIHADIASAQVNDSRYLRDALNSRLRQAEGLATSQDIKADDGGAWAQFVGAWDHASGDVNATGYQASTYGVLLGLDSAYDDWRLGVATGYTRTSLDGGYGSNADSDNYHLAVYGSKQYGDLALRAGGSYTWHRFDTARSVNYGLQSDRATAKYSARTEQLFAEAGYSVQGEWVNLEPFANLAYINFQNNGISEDGGAAALHGDKQHTDATVSTLGLRADHQWQLSRETAVTLRGEAGWQHQYGELERGTGLKFRGGDAAFVSNSVPVSRDGLLLKASADVAVSQNASLSLGYGGLLSDRHQDNSVNAGFTWRF, encoded by the coding sequence ATGAAAGCATTTACAGGAAAGAAAAAGCCGACATGGAAACTGAATGCCTTACTGTGTTCACTGTTGGCGGCAGGCAGCGTACAGGCAAACGAGGGGAAAGTCGGTGACCCGGGCGGCTGGCGCAGCGCCGAGTTTAACGCCGACTGGGGGCTGGGGGCGATTCATGCCGACCAGGCCTACGCTGCCGGCTACACCGGCAAAGGACAAAAAGTGGGAATTCTGGATACGCCGGTGTATAACCAGCATCCCGAGTTTGCCGGCGACGGCAAGTTGATCAATGTGGTAACGCAGGGCATTCGCGCCTATACCGATCCCCACCGGCCGGGCATTAACGCCGGCGATCCGTTCTATTTCGACGGCAGTTTCCATTTCTACAACGGCGAGACGCTGAGCAATCACGGTGTGCATGTGGCGGGGATCGCTGCCGCCAACCGCGACGGTGCGGGGATGCACGGCGTGGCGTTTGATTCGCAGATTATCAGCGTGGACAACGACAATGACGGTCCGGCTTACGGCGAGTTTCTGGGGCTGGACGGCGCGGTAACCAACGCCGGCTGGCAGGCGATGATTGAAAGCGGCGTACGGGTGATTAATAACAGCTGGGGCGTCAGCATTCCGGATTTCCTGTCCGACGGCGGTAAGGATCCGGATGCGCTGCATTTTGAATTCCATGATGCGCAAGAGCAGTTCAATCAGGTGAAGCCGCTGCTGGGCAGCTTGGCCGGCGCGGGCTATCAGGGGGCGATCGATGCCGCACGCCACAATATTCTGGTGCTGTTTGCCGCGGGCAACGACGGTAACTACAACCAGCCGGACGTCATCAGCGGGTTGGGCTATTTTGTGCCGGATATTGCGCCGAACTGGCTGACCGTCGCCAGCGTGGCGCAGGATGATGCCTCGGCCAATAGCGTGCCTTACACCCTCAGTTCCTTCTCATCCCGCTGTGGTTACACCGCCAGCTTCTGCGTTGCGTCTCCGGGCAGCAAAATTTACAGCGCGGTGGCCAACGGTTCCGATCCACAGCAGCTGACGTCGGACTACGGCAATAAAAACGGTACCTCGATGGCGACGCCGCACGTGACCGGCGCGGTTGCCGTATTGCTGCAGCGTTTCCCCTACCTGTCGACGGCGCAAATTGCCGATGTGTTGAAAACCACTGCCACCGATATGGGAGCACCCGGTATTGACGCGCTGTACGGCTGGGGGATGATTAACCTCGGCAAGGCGATTAACGGGCCGGGGATGTTCTACACCGAGCAGGATATCCCGGAAGCGTTCCGCATTCCCGATGCCGATGGCGTCGCCTATGGCCCGACGCAGTTTGTCGCCAACATTCCGGGCGTGGGGGCGGAAGTGGATAGCGGCACGCGCTATCAGCGTATCTGCGACGATGTACATTGTGGTCTGGAAGTCTATTCGAACGATATTTCCGGCCATGGCGGCCTGACCAAAGAAGGCGCCGGTTCGTTATACCTGACCGGTAATAACAGCTACAGCGGGCCGACGCTGGTCAATCAGGGGCTGCTGGCGGTGAACGGCACGCTGGTGTCGGACGTGACGGTAGGGAACGGCGGGGCGCTCGGCGGCTCGGGCCGTATCGGTTCACTCACCGCCAACACCGGTGCCGTCGTGGCGCCGGGCAACTCGATCGGCACGCTGAACGTCACTAGCGACGTGACCTTTGCCGCCGGCTCGCGCTACGCGGTGGAAGCGGCGGCGGACGGCAGCAGCGATCGGATCGTCAGCGGCGGATCGGCACAGATCGACGGTGGCGAAGTGGCGATGCTGCTGGATCAGCAGAACGTACTGAACGGCGACGCCGGCGGTAGCGCCATCGGCCAGTATGACATTTTACAGGCGCAGCAGGGTATCAGCGGTCAGTTTGACGGCGCGACAACCACTTCGCCGTTCCTGGCGGCCACGCTGTCCACGCAGGGCAACCGGCTGACGGCGGACGTGGCGCGTAACGACACCGCGTTCGCCAGCGTGGCGGCCACGCAGAATGAGCGAGCGGTGGCGACGGCGGCGGATGCGCTGGCGGCGGGCAACCCGGTGTATGAAAGCATTCTGGCCTCCGGCAGCGCCGGGCAGGCGCAGCGGGCATTCCGCCAGCTGTCGGGGCAGATCCACGCGGATATCGCCTCGGCGCAGGTGAACGACAGCCGCTACCTGCGCGATGCGCTGAACAGCCGCCTGCGTCAGGCGGAAGGGCTGGCGACGTCGCAGGACATCAAGGCGGATGACGGCGGCGCGTGGGCGCAGTTTGTCGGGGCATGGGACCATGCGTCGGGCGACGTGAACGCCACCGGCTATCAGGCCTCGACCTACGGGGTGCTGCTGGGTCTGGATTCGGCCTACGACGACTGGCGGCTGGGGGTGGCGACCGGCTATACCCGCACCTCGCTGGACGGCGGCTACGGCTCGAATGCGGACAGCGACAACTACCACCTGGCGGTATACGGCAGCAAACAGTACGGCGATTTGGCGCTGCGTGCCGGTGGGTCTTACACCTGGCACCGGTTCGATACGGCGCGCTCGGTGAACTACGGGCTGCAGTCGGACCGCGCGACGGCGAAATACAGCGCGCGCACCGAGCAGCTGTTCGCGGAAGCGGGCTATAGCGTGCAGGGTGAGTGGGTGAACCTGGAGCCGTTCGCCAATCTGGCGTACATCAACTTCCAGAACAACGGCATCAGCGAAGACGGCGGCGCAGCGGCACTGCACGGCGACAAGCAGCACACGGACGCCACGGTGTCGACGCTGGGCCTGCGTGCGGACCATCAGTGGCAGCTGAGCCGTGAAACGGCGGTGACGCTGCGCGGCGAGGCGGGCTGGCAGCATCAGTACGGCGAGCTGGAGCGCGGCACCGGGCTGAAGTTCCGCGGCGGTGATGCGGCGTTCGTCAGCAACAGCGTGCCGGTATCGCGCGACGGTCTGCTGCTGAAGGCCAGCGCGGACGTGGCGGTGAGCCAGAATGCGTCGCTGTCGCTGGGCTACGGCGGGTTGCTGTCGGACCGTCATCAGGACAACAGCGTCAACGCCGGTTTCACCTGGCGCTTCTGA
- a CDS encoding helix-turn-helix domain-containing protein, which translates to MDNNHQKFDSQSIANRVRELFLHHGIGKRQQAKELSRILALSFSHAHRKLKGQSPWTLEQINSVAAALDETPAAIVDINVENEPPAQTIARDAIFSPAGMTIPCVAYIGSEVSGGRFSEYVALQEDDKWVIYRADEAPAGSRYCVELIEIRPTNVDDERLSIAVLDDSHQAADELAKYLNSRGFNAVAFYDVQTFKQALSRSLFDGYVVDWLIGQETSEQCIEAIRASDNPDAPVLVLTGQLGTGLRESEIAKAMRDYDVLGPYEKPVRLHVIEAALQRCFNL; encoded by the coding sequence ATGGATAACAATCATCAAAAATTCGATTCGCAGTCGATTGCAAACCGGGTCAGAGAACTCTTTCTTCATCACGGGATCGGTAAACGTCAGCAAGCAAAGGAGCTTAGCCGCATTCTGGCGCTAAGTTTTTCCCATGCCCACCGCAAGCTGAAAGGGCAGAGTCCCTGGACGCTGGAACAGATCAACAGCGTCGCGGCGGCGCTGGACGAAACGCCGGCGGCCATTGTGGATATCAACGTGGAGAATGAGCCTCCCGCGCAAACTATTGCACGAGATGCCATCTTTTCACCGGCCGGGATGACGATTCCTTGCGTGGCATACATCGGCAGCGAAGTCAGCGGCGGGCGTTTTTCTGAATATGTCGCGCTGCAGGAAGACGATAAGTGGGTGATTTACCGGGCCGATGAGGCGCCGGCTGGCAGCCGCTATTGCGTGGAGCTGATCGAGATTCGTCCGACGAATGTCGACGATGAGCGGTTAAGCATCGCGGTGCTGGATGATTCGCATCAGGCGGCGGATGAACTGGCCAAATACCTGAACAGCCGCGGTTTTAACGCCGTTGCTTTTTACGATGTTCAGACGTTCAAACAGGCGCTGAGCCGCAGCCTGTTCGACGGTTACGTGGTTGACTGGCTGATCGGGCAGGAAACCTCCGAGCAATGCATCGAAGCGATTCGCGCCTCTGATAACCCGGATGCGCCGGTATTGGTATTGACCGGCCAACTGGGCACCGGGCTGCGCGAGTCAGAAATCGCCAAGGCGATGCGCGATTATGACGTGCTTGGCCCGTATGAAAAACCGGTGCGGCTGCATGTGATTGAAGCCGCGCTGCAGCGCTGTTTTAACCTTTAA
- a CDS encoding ATP-binding response regulator, with translation MKLTQFKNGSRLAIPAIFAALFIVASTITLYYYSATLSKKGLYAIAGTQENYSWSIAKFSIKLAEFETYVEQLKNTPKVDIDALRLRFEILYSRFYVLETVSESTQPLYREAGYPEVIKQMVAQMNQLDHLISASPPNLQEITQSMQQMKPFAVEMANLADHAEVKQRTVAYNDYIEKRHIIFYGLVIIMFSVIALVAITLIVLRQQRITIQQQAKAIEAEKATHSKNAFLGAIGHELRTSLQSIMSAIDVLMNTNVSTEHVDTFQRLETAAQQIETQMKDLTDYAHLDSGMMELRIMPFNAEQLIQQTTDEVGMLMSKEQITLLCEVDFSHAQMYSDPLRIRQILVNLLTNAFKYTESGTITVHGCLRRQTGGNALMLEVTDTGIGMEEEKLGQIFQPFTQLDQSNTKQYGGVGMGLAIVRGLVALLQGTVTVYSEQGKGSTFIVSIPVEVSEDQTEEEAQPQALSDMAMKEQQVLVVDDNRSVGEAFAALLDKLGYQHELCDSSERALQKLLRRPYDVLLLDLQMPGIDGAALAKKLRGQRGPNRHIPIIGISAQTPELLTLEQRALFDDYLIKPVRLEALSTALSALFLKG, from the coding sequence ATGAAGCTGACCCAGTTCAAGAACGGCAGCCGGCTGGCGATTCCGGCCATTTTCGCCGCCCTGTTCATTGTGGCTTCCACCATCACCCTGTATTACTACAGCGCCACGCTGTCGAAAAAGGGGTTGTACGCCATCGCCGGTACGCAGGAAAACTACTCGTGGTCGATCGCAAAGTTCTCCATCAAGCTGGCGGAATTTGAAACCTATGTGGAACAGCTAAAAAATACGCCCAAGGTGGATATCGACGCGTTAAGGCTCAGGTTCGAAATTCTCTATTCGCGCTTTTACGTGCTGGAGACCGTATCGGAATCCACCCAGCCGCTGTACCGCGAGGCCGGCTATCCCGAGGTGATTAAGCAGATGGTGGCGCAAATGAATCAGCTCGACCATCTGATCAGCGCCTCTCCGCCGAATCTGCAGGAAATTACCCAGTCCATGCAGCAGATGAAGCCGTTTGCGGTCGAGATGGCCAACCTGGCCGACCATGCGGAAGTGAAGCAGCGCACCGTCGCCTACAACGACTATATCGAGAAGCGCCATATTATTTTCTACGGCCTGGTGATCATCATGTTCTCGGTGATTGCGCTGGTCGCTATTACGCTGATTGTCCTGCGCCAGCAGCGCATTACCATTCAGCAGCAGGCCAAGGCCATCGAGGCGGAAAAAGCCACGCACTCGAAAAACGCCTTCCTCGGCGCCATCGGCCATGAGCTGCGTACCTCGCTGCAGAGCATTATGTCCGCCATTGACGTATTGATGAATACCAATGTGTCCACCGAGCACGTTGATACCTTCCAGCGGCTGGAAACCGCCGCGCAGCAGATTGAAACCCAGATGAAGGATTTGACCGACTACGCGCATCTGGACAGCGGCATGATGGAACTGCGCATTATGCCGTTCAATGCTGAGCAACTGATTCAGCAAACCACCGATGAAGTCGGCATGCTGATGAGCAAAGAGCAGATCACATTGTTGTGCGAGGTCGACTTCAGCCACGCGCAAATGTATTCCGATCCGCTGCGCATCCGCCAGATTCTGGTCAATCTGCTGACCAACGCCTTCAAATACACCGAAAGCGGCACCATCACCGTGCACGGCTGCCTGCGTCGCCAAACCGGCGGCAATGCGCTGATGTTGGAAGTGACCGATACCGGTATCGGGATGGAAGAGGAAAAGCTGGGGCAGATATTCCAGCCGTTTACCCAGTTGGATCAGTCGAATACCAAACAGTACGGCGGCGTCGGCATGGGGCTGGCGATCGTACGCGGCCTGGTCGCGCTGCTGCAGGGCACCGTTACCGTTTACAGCGAACAGGGAAAAGGCAGCACCTTTATCGTCAGCATTCCGGTGGAAGTCAGCGAAGATCAGACGGAAGAAGAGGCGCAGCCGCAGGCGCTGTCCGATATGGCGATGAAAGAACAGCAGGTGCTGGTAGTGGACGACAACAGATCGGTGGGAGAAGCCTTCGCCGCCCTGCTGGATAAACTGGGCTATCAGCACGAGCTGTGCGATTCATCAGAACGCGCGCTGCAAAAGCTGCTGCGCCGGCCTTACGATGTGCTGTTGCTGGATTTACAAATGCCGGGCATCGACGGCGCGGCGCTGGCGAAAAAGCTGCGCGGCCAACGCGGCCCCAACCGCCATATTCCGATTATCGGCATCAGCGCCCAGACGCCGGAGCTGCTGACGCTGGAGCAACGTGCGCTGTTTGATGATTACCTGATAAAACCCGTGCGGCTGGAAGCGCTGTCCACCGCACTGTCCGCCCTGTTCCTTAAAGGTTAA